From the Hyphomicrobium sp. ghe19 genome, one window contains:
- a CDS encoding peptide chain release factor 3, whose translation MPQSSLAEAELPPEIARRRTFAIISHPDAGKTTLTEKLLLFGGAIQMAGAVKARGERRRTRSDWMQIEQQRGISVTSSVMTFERNGIVYNLLDTPGHSDFSEDTYRTLSAVDAAVMVMDAAKGIESQTRKLFEVCRLRDIPIITFINKIDREAEDPLTLLDQIASDLALDLVPMGWPVGMGSDFRGVLDLVGNKILLPESEERGAAYGRSQPLDTFEGLRRIEGIDERIADRTIEGVELAQGALPQFDLEAFREGHLSPVFFGSALKNFGVEQLLDALGQWAPGPLPRAATQRTVEPGEDQVTGFVFKVQANMDPNHRDRMAFVRLCSGRFKRGMKLIHVRENKAMTISSPTFFFGQGRETADEAWAGDIIGVPNHGTLRVGDTLTEKESLKFTGIPNFAPELLRRVVIQDAMKAKQLNRALDDLAEEGIVQVFTPIAGGRQILGVVGQLQFEVLQSRVAVEYGVPVTLEQSPYELARWVSADDPAKLQKFVDAHRGEIATDRDGALIYLAESPWMLKYKSEKFPDIKFAALRERGE comes from the coding sequence ATGCCCCAATCCTCGCTCGCTGAAGCGGAGCTGCCGCCCGAGATCGCGCGGCGGCGCACGTTCGCGATCATCTCGCATCCTGACGCCGGCAAGACGACGCTGACGGAAAAGCTTCTGCTGTTCGGGGGAGCGATTCAGATGGCGGGCGCCGTCAAGGCGCGCGGCGAGCGGCGGCGTACGCGCTCCGACTGGATGCAGATCGAGCAGCAGCGCGGCATCTCCGTCACTTCGTCGGTCATGACGTTCGAGCGGAACGGCATCGTCTACAATCTGCTCGATACGCCGGGCCACTCCGACTTCAGCGAAGATACGTACCGGACGCTTTCGGCCGTCGATGCGGCCGTGATGGTGATGGACGCGGCGAAGGGCATCGAAAGCCAGACGCGGAAGCTTTTCGAAGTTTGCCGTCTGCGCGACATTCCGATCATCACGTTCATCAACAAGATCGACCGCGAAGCCGAAGATCCACTGACGCTGCTCGATCAGATCGCGTCCGACCTGGCGCTCGATCTCGTGCCGATGGGCTGGCCTGTCGGCATGGGCTCGGATTTCCGTGGCGTTCTCGATCTCGTCGGCAACAAGATCCTGCTGCCGGAAAGCGAAGAGCGTGGCGCCGCTTATGGTCGTTCACAGCCGCTCGACACGTTCGAAGGCTTGCGGCGGATCGAGGGTATCGACGAGCGCATCGCGGATCGGACCATCGAAGGCGTTGAGCTCGCACAAGGTGCGCTTCCGCAGTTCGACCTCGAGGCGTTCCGCGAGGGGCATCTGTCGCCCGTCTTTTTCGGCAGCGCGCTCAAAAATTTCGGCGTCGAGCAGCTGCTCGACGCGCTCGGGCAATGGGCGCCGGGGCCGTTGCCACGGGCCGCGACGCAGCGAACCGTCGAGCCCGGCGAAGATCAGGTGACGGGCTTCGTGTTCAAGGTGCAGGCGAACATGGACCCGAACCATCGGGATCGCATGGCGTTCGTGCGTCTTTGTTCGGGGCGCTTCAAGCGCGGCATGAAGCTCATTCACGTGCGCGAGAACAAAGCGATGACGATATCCTCGCCGACGTTCTTCTTCGGGCAGGGCCGGGAAACGGCGGACGAAGCGTGGGCCGGCGATATCATCGGCGTGCCGAACCATGGAACGCTGCGCGTCGGCGATACGCTGACGGAGAAGGAAAGCCTGAAGTTCACGGGCATTCCGAATTTCGCGCCGGAGCTTTTGCGCCGCGTCGTTATTCAGGATGCGATGAAGGCGAAGCAGCTCAATCGCGCGCTCGACGACTTGGCGGAAGAAGGCATCGTGCAGGTGTTCACGCCGATTGCCGGCGGGCGGCAGATTCTCGGCGTCGTCGGACAGCTGCAATTCGAGGTGCTGCAATCGCGCGTTGCCGTCGAATACGGCGTGCCGGTGACGCTCGAGCAATCGCCTTACGAACTGGCGCGCTGGGTTTCCGCCGACGACCCGGCAAAGCTTCAGAAATTCGTAGATGCGCATCGCGGCGAGATCGCGACGGATCGCGACGGGGCACTGATCTACCTCGCCGAGAGCCCCTGGATGCTCAAGTACAAGAGCGAGAAATTTCCCGACATAAAATTCGCCGCACTCAGGGAGCGCGGCGAATAA
- the hisA gene encoding 1-(5-phosphoribosyl)-5-[(5-phosphoribosylamino)methylideneamino]imidazole-4-carboxamide isomerase, with protein MILFPAIDLKDGQCVRLKLGEMDAATVFNDDPAAQAASFERQGFKYLHIVDLNGAFAGKPVNGAAVEAILKSISIPAQLGGGIRDLATIEAWLEKGIRRVILGTIAVRDPALVREAAKRFPGRVAVGIDAKGGKVAVEGWAETSELTAADLAKRFEDAGVAAIIYTDIERDGVLKGLNLPATAALAAATRIPVIASGGLASIADVRELIKPEYCMLEGAITGRALYDGRIDPKEALELLETA; from the coding sequence TTGATCCTTTTTCCTGCAATCGACCTCAAGGACGGCCAGTGCGTCCGGCTGAAGCTCGGCGAGATGGACGCCGCGACCGTGTTCAACGACGATCCGGCGGCGCAGGCGGCCAGTTTCGAGCGCCAGGGCTTCAAGTATCTGCATATCGTCGACCTCAACGGCGCGTTTGCGGGCAAGCCCGTGAACGGCGCGGCGGTCGAGGCGATTTTGAAGTCGATCTCGATCCCGGCGCAGCTTGGCGGCGGTATCCGCGATCTGGCGACGATCGAGGCTTGGCTGGAGAAGGGGATTCGCCGCGTCATTCTCGGCACGATCGCGGTGCGCGATCCGGCGCTCGTTCGCGAGGCTGCGAAGCGCTTTCCGGGGCGGGTTGCCGTCGGCATCGATGCGAAGGGCGGCAAAGTCGCCGTCGAGGGCTGGGCGGAGACGTCCGAACTGACGGCCGCCGATCTGGCGAAAAGATTCGAGGATGCGGGTGTCGCCGCGATCATCTATACGGACATCGAGCGCGACGGGGTCCTGAAGGGCCTCAATTTGCCGGCGACGGCGGCGTTGGCCGCCGCGACTCGCATTCCGGTGATCGCCTCGGGCGGCCTTGCCTCGATTGCGGACGTCCGCGAGCTGATCAAGCCCGAATATTGCATGCTCGAAGGCGCGATCACGGGCCGCGCACTATATGATGGGCGGATCGATCCGAAAGAGGCGCTCGAACTTCTGGAGACGGCATGA